One window from the genome of Sebastes umbrosus isolate fSebUmb1 chromosome 12, fSebUmb1.pri, whole genome shotgun sequence encodes:
- the dpydb gene encoding dihydropyrimidine dehydrogenase [NADP(+)] has product MLSKDLPDIESILALNPRVKTHAQIMSTANKQKEKKHWKRNPEKNCDSCVKLENNFDDIKHTTLSERGALREAMRCLKCVDAPCQKSCPTNLDIKSFITSISNKNYYGSARSILSDNPLGLTCGMVCPTSELCVGGCNLYASEEGPINIGGLQQFATEVFSKMGIPQIRNPELPPANEMPESYHAPVALIGCGPASVSCASFLARLGYDDVTIFEKQKYIGGLSISEIPQFRLPYEAVQFEIDLMKDLGVKVVCEKGLGVNGMTLTSLKEEGFKAVFIGIGLPQANRAKIFQDLTMDQGFFTSKDFLPMVASASKKGMCQCRSSLPELRGIVIVLGAGDTAFDCATSALRCGAKRVYVCFRKGFTNIRAVPEEMELAKEEQCEFLPFLSPREVVMKNGRVAGLQFCRTEQTEDGDWLEDEEQVVRLKADYIISAFGSMLNEPQVSDAMAPVKMTRWGTPEVNTDTMQTSEPWVFAGGDIAGLANTTVESVNDGKQASWHIHRYMQSLHGQTVDPVPKLPLFYSAIDEVDISVEMCGIKFPNPFGLASAPPTTSTAMIRRAFEQGWGFALTKTFGLDKDLVTNVSPRIVRGTTSGHMFGPGQGSFLNIELISEKTAAYWCQSVTELKKDFPDKVVISSIMCSYNKEDWTVLAKMAEESGADALELNLSCPHGMGEKGMGLACGQDTVLVRNICRWVRAAVSIPFFAKLTPNVTNIVDIAKAAHEGGADGVTATNTVSGLMGLKADGSPWPSVGTGKRTTYGGVSGNAIRPIALRAVSAIARAIPGFPVLATGGIDSAESGLQFLHAGASVLQVCSAVQNQDFTVIEDYCVGLKALLYLKSLELKDWDGQSPPTQRHQKGKPVPRLEDLVGQSLPSFGPYLQQRTNAIAEYKKKIRNATTDVIEADINRVNTPKKPVPAVKDVIARALRYIGAYQELDNMEQVQAVIDEEMCINCGKCYMTCNDSGYQAINFHPETHFPMVNDSCTGCTLCLSVCPIIDCIKMVTMTKPYKPKRGVPVSPVC; this is encoded by the exons ATGTTGAGTAAAGATCTTCCAGACATTGAG AGCATCCTGGCTCTGAATCCCAGGGTGAAGACTCATGCTCAGATTATGTCCACGGCGAACaagcagaaagaaaagaaacactgGAAGAGAAACCCTGAAAAGAACTGTGAT TCTTGTGTGAAGTTAGAGAACAACTTTGACGACATCAAACACACAACGCTGAGCGAGCGCGGAGCTCTACGGGAAGCAATGAG gtgtctaaaatgtgtGGATGCTCCCTGTCAGAAGAGCTGCCCTACTAACCTGGACATAAAGTCATTTATTACAAGCATCTCTAATAAG AACTACTATGGGTCAGCGCGGTCCATCCTCTCTGACAACCCGCTGGGTCTGACCTGTGGAATGGTGTGTCCCACATCAGAGCTGTGTGTCGGGGGCTGCAACTTGTATGCATCTGAGGAGGGACCCATTAACATCGGAGGGCTACAGCAGTTTGCTACCGAG GTGTTTAGCAAGATGGGCATCCCTCAGATCAGGAATCCTGAACTCCCGCCAGCCAATGAGATGCCAGAGTCGTACCACGCCCCCgtagctctgattggttgtggCCCAGCGTCAGTCAGCTGTGCCTCCTTCCTGGCCCGTCTTGGATATGATGATGTTACCATATTTGAGAAGCAGAAGTACATTGGAGGGCTGAG CATATCAGAAATCCCTCAGTTCCGGCTCCCCTATGAGGCTGTCCAGTTTGAAATAGACCTGATGAAGGATTTGGGAGTCAAG GTGGTGTGTGAGAAGGGTCTAGGTGTGAACGGAATGACTTTGACGTCCCTGAAAGAGGAAGGATTTAAGGCCGTCTTCATCGGGATTG GTCTCCCTCAGGCCAACAGAGCTAAAATCTTCCAGGATTTAACCATGGATCAAGGCTTCTTCACTTCCAAAGACTTTCTGCCCATGGTGGCCTCAGCCAGCAAGAAAG GTATGTGTCAGTGTCGCTCCTCTCTGCCGGAGTTGAGAGGGATAGTGATCGTTTTGGGCGCCGGTGACACTGCGTTCGACTGCGCCACCTCGGCTCTTCGCTGTGGAGCCAAGAGAGTCTACGTCTGCTTCAGGAAGGGATTCACTAACATCCGGGCTGTTCCTGAGGAG ATGGAGTTGGCTAAAGAGGAGCAGTGCGAGTTCCTGCCCTTCCTGTCTCCTCGTGAGGTCGTCATGAAGAACGGTCGGGTTGCCGGGTTACAATTCTGTCGCACCGAACAGACGGAGGACGGCGATTGGCTGGAAGATGAGGAGCAAGTTGTCAGGCTGAAGGCTGATTACATCATCAGCGCCTTTGGTTCCATGCTCAACGAGCCGCAAG TGAGCGATGCCATGGCTCCTGTGAAGATGACCCGCTGGGGGACTCCAGAGGTGAACACTGACACCATGCAGACCAGTGAGCCATGGGTGTTTGCAGGAGGAGACATCGCTGGTTTGGCAAACACTACGGTGGAATCGGTCAACGACGGCAAACAGGCTTCATGGCACATTCACAGATACATGCAG TCCCTGCATGGACAGACAGTGGACCCGGTTCCGAAGCTGCCATTGTTCTACAGCGCCATAGATGAGGTGGACATCAGCGTCGAGATGTGTGGAATAAAGTTCCCCAACCCGTTCGGCCTGGCTTCTGCTCCTCCCACCACCAGCACAGCTATGATCAGAAGAGCTTTTGAACAAGGATGGGGCTTCGCCCTGACCAAGACGTTTGGACTGGATAAG gatCTGGTGACCAACGTGTCTCCTCGTATTGTGCGCGGCACCACCTCAGGTCACATGTTTGGACCAGGACAAGGCTCCTTCCTCAACATTGAGCTCATCAGTGAGAAGACGGCGGCCTACTGGTGTCAGTCAGTCACCGAACTAAAGAAGGACTTCCCTGATAAG GTGGTGATCTCCAGTATAATGTGTAGTTACAACAAGGAAGACTGGACAGTACTAGCCAAGATGGCAGAG gaaTCAGGAGCAGACGCATTGGAGCTGAACCTGTCTTGTCCTCATGGGATGGGAGAGAAAGGCATGGGACTGGCCTGTGGACAG gacacggtgttggTGCGTAACATCTGTCGCTGGGTGCGTGCAGCCGTTTCCATCCCGTTCTTTGCCAAACTGACGCCGAACGTTACCAATATTGTTGACATCGCCAAGGCTGCTCATGAAG GTGGAGCAGATGGAGTAACAGCCACCAACACAGTCTCAGGTTTGATGGGACTGAAGGCCGACGGCTCCCCCTGGCCAAGTGTCGGAACTGGCAAACGCACCACGTATGGAGGAGTGTCCG GTAATGCCATCAGACCCATTGCTCTCAGAGCAGTATCGGCCATCGCCAGAGCTATTCCTGGTTTCCCAGTTCTGGCCACCGGAGGTATCGACTCAGCGGAGAGCGGACTACAGTTTCTTCACGCCGGGGCCTCAGTGTTACAG GTGTGCAGTGCCGTACAGAACCAGGACTTCACAGTGATTGAGGATTACTGCGTGG GTCTGAAGGCCTTGTTGTACCTGAAGAGCCTGGAGCTGAAGGACTGGGACGGTCAGTCTCCTCCAACACAGAGACATCAGAAGGGGAAACCAGTTCCCAGACTGGAAGACCTGGTGGGACAG agcctCCCAAGTTTTGGTCCGTATCTCCAGCAGAGGACAAACGCCATCGCAGAGTACAAGAAAAAGATCAGAAATGCAACAACTGATGTGATTGAAGCCGACATCAACCGGGTCAACACGCCCAAAAAACCTGTCCCCGCTGTCAAG gatGTGATAGCCAGAGCGCTGCGCTACATTGGAGCATACCAGGAACTTGACAACATGGAGCAG GTCCAGGCTGTGATAGATGAAGAGATGTGCATCAACTGTGGGAAATGTTATATGACCTGCAATGACTCTGGATACCAG GCTATAAATTTCCACCCAGAGACACACTTTCCCATGGTGAACGACAGCTGCACGGGCTGCACGCTGTGCCTCAGCGTCTGTCCAATCATAGACTGCATCAAGATGGTTACCATGACGAAACCCTATAAACCCAAGAGGGGCGTGCCCGTTAGTCCCGTCTGCTAA